A window of Onychostoma macrolepis isolate SWU-2019 chromosome 01, ASM1243209v1, whole genome shotgun sequence contains these coding sequences:
- the enam gene encoding enamelin: MKALAFLMCMLGSSLAAPAPDSESNEQAIIGHANTALQLMELYRMLGHLQQQGFGAVHTGAQLPVSPAAPAAPAPVNAQPQVSPQAPQQGFFFNPALFAPTGDGSDEEGTPQFRGFYPPYGYQPAQPAAPLNSDEAEGAEEAEGAEAAEAAEAGAEPEPAGTAATVDATAIIEIAPVDVAVEVPAEPVIAAVVPSLIPEVPAVAVEIDTTLVGPDAAAGVEQVLVADAPDAALPVQ; this comes from the exons ATGAAAGCTCTGGCGTTCTTGATGTGTATGCTGGGCTCCTCACTAGCTGCCCCT GCCCCTGACAGTGAAAGCAATGAG CAGGCAATTATTGGTCATGCTAACACAGCTCTGCAGTTGATGGAACTCTACAGAATGTTAGGACATCTGCAGCAACAG GGTTTTGGTGCTGTTCATACTGGTGCTCAACTGCCTGTAT CACCTGCAGCACCCGCAGCACCCGCACCTGTTAAC GCTCAGCCTCAAGTTTCACCTCAAGCACCACAGCAG ggcTTTTTTTTCAACCCCGCTCTTTTCGCACCCACAGGAGATGGATCAGATGAGGAAGGAACA CCACAGTTTCGTGGGTTTTACCCTCCCTACGGCTACCAGCCTGCCCAGCCAGCTGCTCCATTGAACTCAGATGAGGCCGAAGGGGCAGAAGAAGCAGAAGGTGCAGAAGCAGCAGAAGCAGCCGAGGCTGGAGCTGAACCTGAACCTGCTGGAACTGCTGCAACTGTTGATGCTACTGCCATAATCGAGATCGCACCGGTGGATGTTGCCGTAGAGGTTCCTGCTGAACCTGTCATTGCTGCTGTTGTTCCGTCTCTCATCCCTGAGGTACCAGCAGTCGCTGTGGAAATCGACACCACTTTGGTGGGGCCTGATGCTGCTGCTGGTGTAGAACAGGTGTTGGTGGCTGATGCTCCTGATGCTGCTCTGCCAGTGCAGTGA
- the scpp5 gene encoding secretory calcium-binding phosphoprotein 5, with protein sequence MWTSLLCLLLAGAVSAAPLSPFFNYLPHYGNPKQGNNGGFQGIPSQPHPGLNAPISMEIIFPPRFPATPVGGAAGTSSFPTQAFIKYSLPKVPGRKSVEIFYPYDFSQRQDQPNIPLIPQIPNIFPFDFMPQTVPQQPPVNPPFQDGPPQTQEPQQQTQLEQQAQTGQVSNKP encoded by the exons ATGTGGACATCTCTCCTGTGTCTTCTTCTGGCTGGTGCAGTATCTGCAGCACCA CTTTCACCATTTTTCAATTATCTCCCTCATTATGGCAACCCGAAGCAG gGGAATAATGGTGGCTTCCAGGGAATACCATCACAGCCACATCCTGGTCTGAACGCTCCAATCAGTATGGAAATT attTTTCCTCCGCGATTCCCTGCTACTCCAGTAGGAGGAGCTGCTGGCACATCG TCATTCCCTACACAAGCGTTCATCAAGTACTCTCTCCCTAAAGTTCCCGGCAGAAAAAGCGTGGAAATC TTTTACCCCTATGACTTCAGTCAGCGTCAG GACCAACCCAATATTCCCCTGATACCTCAAATTCCAAAT ATCTTCCCCTTCGATTTTATGCCACAGACAGTTCCTCAGCAGCCACCTGTG AACCCACCATTCCAGGATGGTCCTCCACAAACCCAAGAGCCTCAGCAGCAAACCCAGCTGGAGCAGCAGGCTCAGACaggacag GTGTCTAACAAGCCATGA
- the scpp7 gene encoding secretory calcium-binding phosphoprotein 7: MRTLFLLAFVIGVAYCAPQLMYYELEYKPVLAPQALPAAAAARPSGVELLLAAHQAAAGVPAQPVRGFIKHEIPQPGGRESIEVLYPFDIHQAAPIAPAVPAAPAAPAPVPKDDDDDHDD; encoded by the exons ATGAGAACCCTCTTTTTGCTGGCATTTGTCATTGGAGTGGCCTACTGTGCTCCG CAATTGATGTATTATGAGCTAGAGTACAAACCTGTCCTGGCGCCACAG GCTCTTCCTGCGGCCGCCGCTGCTAGACCTTCTGGAGTCGAACTT CTCTTGGCAGCTCATCAGGCTGCAGCTGGAGTTCCT GCTCAACCTGTCCGTGGCTTCATTAAGCATGAGATTCCCCAGCCCGGAGGCAGAGAAAGCATTGAAGTT CTGTACCCATTTGACATTCATCAAGCTGCTCCAATTGCCCCAGCTGTTCCTGCTGCCCCTGCTGCCCCA gCCCCTGTTCCAAAGGACGATGATGATGATCATGATGACTAA
- the si:dkey-22i16.7 gene encoding uncharacterized protein si:dkey-22i16.7 — protein MNSLILLTMLWLIPSGALCHRYKPWSSSGSDERIYGPNIPGGHYYYVRPGPLYPFLLSLLPRPVPAPAPAPAPAPATSPALTPAPAPTATPRPPVISTTVRGDG, from the exons ATGAACAGTCTCATTTTACTGACCATGCTGTGGCTCATTCCCTCTGGAGCT CTCTGTCACCGCTATAAACCCTGGAGCTCCTCTGGCAGTGATGAG AGGATCTATGGGCCCAATATTCCTGGAGGTCACTACTACTACGTGAGGCCTGGACCTCTGTACCCCTTTCTATTGTCCCTCCTGCCTCGACCAGTCCCGGCCCCGGCCCCGGCCCCGGCCCCGGCCCCGGCTACTTCTCCCGCTCTGACTCCGGCCCCAGCACCCACAGCCACACCCAGACCCCCAGTCATTAGCACCACTGTCCGAGGAGATGGTTGA
- the cnga1a gene encoding cyclic nucleotide gated channel subunit alpha 1a, whose amino-acid sequence MNGAMYREILSENLLPSARALKMKRGWVFQHDNDPKHTARATKEWLRKKHFKVLEWPRRVFNINNSNNNEEKKEKKEKKEKTEKKQKDEKEKENEKEKEKEKEKEKEKEKEKEKEKEKEKEKEKKEGPKEVFVINPAGLLYYQWLLIITIPVMYNWTGIIARACFEELQHNYLLIWFLLDYTSDLLYLADMAFRARTGYLEQGLLIKDEKLLLQRYKGSLQFRIDVISMLPTDIFYFVLGLDYPEIRINKLLRLNRMFEFFTISETMTNYPNIFRICTLIMYIIIIIHWNACLFFSFSKSIGFGSDPWVYPSLTEDEFGELMRKYSFSLYWSTLTLTTIGETPSPELDSEFLFHVVDFLVGVLIFATIVGNIATMISNMNAAQAQFQARIDNIKQYMHARHVSKDLEIRVIKWFDYLWTNKKAQDEREVLRYLPDKLRAEIGMKVHLDTLKKVRIFADCEAGLLIELVLKLRPQVFSPGDYICRKGDIGREMYIIKDGKLAVVADDGVTQFVVLGDGSYFGEISILNIKGSKAGNRRTANIRSIGYSDLFCLSKDDLMEALTEYPDAKAMLEEKGRQILLKDGLLELDPAKLKPDERDLEDRVNRVYNTMQIMQTKVKKLLADQEETQKDIKRRIAQIERFAGEVVEDEDEEEEMEKKEETEEQKKEEEPEKEKLEEDKEKTDEKEEEATEEEKKDEEP is encoded by the exons atgaatggggccatgtatcgtgagattttgagtgaaaacctccttccatcagcaagggcattgaagatgaaacgtggctgggtctttcagcatgacaatgatcccaaacacaccgcccgggcaacgaaggagtggcttcgtaagaagcatttcaaggtcctggagtggccta GACGTGTATTTAACatcaacaacagcaacaacaatgaAGA gaaaaaagaaaagaaagagaagaaagaaaaaacagagaagaaacaaaaggatgaaaaagaaaaagaaaatgagaaagaaaaggaaaaagaaaaagaaaaagaaaaggaaaaagagaaggaaaaggaaaaggagaaggaaaaagaaaaagaaaaagaaaaaaaggaggg GCCTAAGGAGGTGTTTGTGATTAACCCAGCGGGACTCCTGTACTATCAATGGCTGCTTATAATCACAATTCCTGTCATGTACAATTGGACAGGTATAATTGCAAg AGCCTGCTTTGAGGAGCTGCAGCACAATTATCTCCTGATATGGTTCCTCCTGGACTACACCTCCGACCTGCTTTATTTGGCTGACATGGCCTTCAGAGCACGAACAG GTTACCTGGAACAGGGCTTACTAATCAAAGACGAAAAGCTCCTTCTTCAGCGGTATAAAGGCAGTCTCCAGTTCCGCATCGATGTCATCTCAATGCTACCCACGGACATCTTCTACTTCGTTTTAGGATTAGACTACCCAGAGATCCGCATAAACAAGTTGCTCCGCCTGAACCGCATGTTTGAGTTCTTCACAATCTCAGAAACCATGACCAACTACCCCAACATCTTCCGAATCTGCACTTTGATCAtgtacatcatcatcatcatccactGGAACGCATGcctcttcttctccttctccaAGTCCATTGGGTTTGGATCAGATCCATGGGTGTATCCCTCTCTCACCGAAGACGAGTTTGGAGAGCTGATGCGAAAATATTCCTTCAGCCTCTACTGGTCCACTCTTACCCTCACCACCATCGGAGAGACGCCGTCTCCAGAGCTAGACTCTGAATTCCTCTTTCATGTGGTTGACTTCTTGGTGGGTGTCTTGATCTTTGCCACCATTGTGGGTAACATTGCTACAATGATCTCAAATATGAACGCAGCCCAGGCTCAGTTCCAAGCCAGGATCGATAACATCAAGCAGTACATGCATGCGCGGCATGTTAGCAAGGATCTTGAGATACGCGTCATCAAGTGGTTTGACTACCTGTGGACTAACAAGAAAGCACAAGATGAACGAGAGGTTCTGAGGTACCTGCCAGACAAGTTACGGGCGGAGATAGGCATGAAGGTGCACTTAGATACCCTCAAGAAGGTGCGCATATTTGCCGACTGTGAAGCAGGGCTGCTGATCGAGTTGGTGTTGAAGCTTCGCCCTCAAGTCTTCAGTCCCGGTGACTACATCTGTCGCAAGGGCGATATTGGCCGGGAGATGTACATCATAAAGGATGGTAAACTCGCTGTTGTGGCTGATGATGGTGTCACTCAATTTGTTGTCCTTGGCGATGGAAGCTACTTTGGAGAAATCAGCATTCTAAACATCAAGGGCAGCAAGGCTGGCAACCGTAGAACGGCCAATATCCGAAGCATAGGATACTCAGACCTCTTCTGCTTGTCCAAAGATGATCTGATGGAGGCTTTGACGGAATATCCAGACGCTAAGGCCATGCTGGAGGAAAAAGGGAGACAGATCCTGCTGAAGGATGGTTTGTTGGAGCTGGACCCTGCGAAACTGAAGCCGGATGAGAGGGACTTGGAGGACCGTGTAAACCGAGTATACAACACAATGCAAATCATGCAGACCAAGGTGAAGAAGCTGCTGGCCGACCAGGAGGAAACGCAAAAGGATATCAAACGGCGGATTGCTCAGATAGAGCGCTTTGCTGGAGAGGTGGTGGAGGATGAGGATGAAGAGGAGGAGATGGAAAAGAAGGAAGAAACAGAAGAGcaaaagaaagaggaagagCCAGAGAAAGAGAAGTTAGAAGAAGACAAGGAAAAGACGGATGAAAAAGAGGAGGAAGCAACCGAAGAGGAAAAGAAAGATGAGGAGCCATAG
- the ambn gene encoding ameloblastin has product MRLLALLACFLAGTSAVPISPNADLMESVLVQAQHVPQQFQPEPPRMLSGPQPRLHTLTNPWASQINPNTGLSQLPVHLQYLPYPHSQQPQFFYYPILGAQSRNPPFSYGVPAFQHAPSQQYLANAVPASQPLMTQHKPLNQPQQQQVSTQVHQFLYMVPQIQQRMAGAYGGLSSEELQNIGRMRRVELHMPALRGNVFPLAGPQPVVPVSPLRPTNTFHPSTFPAASEVQLPSVVAVQPSGDATSATGASHPNNGALPNRIASVQDRERVPCDHDLPAEDPFANTGPLDSGHGPFISAVVPTVQPDPHHSDPTLPTPYKEALVPPYPPLRSDTVNTNTDIYP; this is encoded by the exons ATGAGGCTTCTAGCGTTGCTCGCATGTTTTCTAGCTGGAACATCTGCAGTTCCG ATCTCCCCAAATGCTGATTTGATGGAATCA GTGTTGGTACAAGCCCAACATGTGCCACAGCAGTTTCAGCCTGAACCTCCCAGAATGCTCTCTGGTCCTCAGCCACGTCTGCACACTCTGACCAATCCATGGGCATCTCAAATCAACCCCAATACTGGTCTCAGTCAGCTTCCAGTTCACTTGCAGTACTTACCCTATCCTCATTCCCAGCAACCGCAG tttttctattATCCAATTCTTGGAGCACAATCAAGGAACCCACCA TTCTCCTATGGAGTGCCTGCTTTCCAGCATGCACCATCTCAACAATATCTGGCTAATGCAGTTCCAGCTTCACAGCCATTAATGACACAACACAAGCCTCTAAACCAGCCTCAGCAACAGCAGGTATCAACACAA GTTCATCAGTTTCTTTACATGGTTCCACAGATTCAACAACGAATg gcTGGAGCATATGGTGGATTGAGCTCTGAGGAACTTCAG AACATTGGACGTATGCGTCGTGTTGAATTGCACATGCCTGCACTTAGAGGCAATGTTTTTCCTCTAGCTGGACCACAACCTGTTGTACCTGTTAGCCCTTTAAGACCAACCAACACCTTCCACCCCAGCACCTTTCCGGCAGCTTCTGAAGTTCAGCTACCTAGCGTTGTAGCCGTACAACCCAGTGGGGATGCCACATCTGCAACTGGTGCATCCCATCCAAATAATGGAGCACTGCCTAATAGGATTGCTAGCGTGCAGGACCGTGAGCGAGTGCCGTGTGATCACGACCTGCCTGCTGAAGACCCCTTCGCCAACACTGGACCTTTGGATTCAGGTCATGGGCCTTTCATTTCAGCAGTTGTACCCACTGTCCAGCCTGATCCCCATCACAGTGATCCTACACTCCCAACACCATACAAAGAAGCTCTCGTTCCACCGTATCCACCACTGCGTTCTGATACTGTCAACACTAACACTGATATTTACCCCTAA